A region of Maribacter algicola DNA encodes the following proteins:
- a CDS encoding pyridoxamine 5'-phosphate oxidase family protein, with amino-acid sequence MEEDKTKAMRRNLEPAENLQILSSNYMGNLAYISGTSPFIVPMTYYYDRESHTITSYSSEGHKIAAMRKNNAVAFIVNQIETVADWQTVQVLGTFEELKGIDAKHMLHEFSEGIKNILSRTKGMDSEYISEFSAKIESDCSPIVFRININEITGKKRES; translated from the coding sequence TTGGAAGAAGATAAAACCAAAGCTATGAGAAGAAATTTAGAACCTGCTGAAAACCTTCAAATACTATCCAGCAACTATATGGGAAACTTAGCATATATATCGGGTACAAGTCCATTTATAGTGCCAATGACCTATTACTATGATAGAGAAAGCCATACCATTACTAGTTACTCTTCAGAAGGACACAAGATCGCAGCAATGCGCAAAAATAATGCTGTAGCTTTTATAGTTAATCAGATTGAAACAGTGGCAGATTGGCAAACTGTTCAAGTACTTGGCACTTTTGAAGAGTTAAAGGGTATAGACGCAAAACATATGCTTCATGAGTTTTCGGAGGGTATAAAAAATATTTTGAGTCGCACTAAAGGGATGGACAGCGAATACATTAGTGAATTTTCGGCCAAGATTGAATCGGATTGTTCGCCCATCGTATTCCGAATTAATATTAATGAGATTACAGGTAAGAAAAGGGAATCTTAG
- the pta gene encoding phosphate acetyltransferase, producing MSKAIYIATTETNSGKSIVSLGLMQLLLGKAAKVGYFRPIIDDFEKGTMDSHIHTIITHFELDLAFKDAYAYTRSEVVKQKNLDRDDEILGHIIHKYKAIEDRFDFILVEGTDFSGEGAIIEWDINVLVAKNLGIPTVIIASGTGKTLEELIGNLFMAYDSFKEKGVEVLLTVANKVEPKNIDIVTKGLQKKLPNSVLVGVIPINPLLGNPTVKEISKELEAKVLFGEEFLNNQAGGFSVGAMQLRNYLTHLKKDSLVITPGDRADIILGALQANISANYPNISGIVLTGGLLPEKSIVKLIKGLSDIVPILSVQGGTFSVTNQIGTIRPKIYAENTVKINTSIQEFEKHVPTTQLAERLITFKPRGITPRMFQYNLLKRAKSEKKHIVLPEGTDERILLATKRLIDADAVTLTLLGNPEEIKSKIIELDIVLDASTINIVNPAESPHFMEYATTLFELRKHKNVNLAMAKDLMEDVSYFGTMMVYMGHADGMVSGAVHTTQHTIRPALQFIKTRPGVSIVSSVFFMCLPNRVTIFGDCAINPNPTAEQLSEIAISSAATSIAFGIEPKIAMLSYSSGASGVGEDVDRVRKATEIIKKKRPELKVEGPIQYDAAVDSKVGLAKLPDSQVAGQASVFIFPDLNTGNNTYKAVQRETGALAIGPMLQGLNKPVNDLSRGCTVEDIYNTVIITAIQAQGL from the coding sequence GTGAGCAAAGCCATTTATATTGCTACCACTGAAACAAATAGTGGAAAATCGATAGTTTCTTTGGGATTAATGCAACTCCTACTGGGAAAAGCCGCAAAAGTTGGCTATTTCAGGCCAATAATAGACGACTTTGAAAAAGGGACTATGGACAGCCATATCCACACTATTATTACCCATTTTGAGTTGGATTTGGCATTTAAAGATGCCTACGCCTATACTAGAAGTGAAGTTGTAAAACAAAAAAACTTAGACAGGGACGACGAAATTCTTGGTCATATAATACATAAATACAAGGCTATAGAGGACCGTTTCGACTTTATCCTAGTTGAGGGAACAGATTTTTCTGGCGAAGGTGCGATAATCGAGTGGGACATCAATGTGCTTGTGGCCAAAAACCTTGGCATTCCTACAGTAATTATTGCAAGCGGAACCGGTAAAACTTTGGAAGAACTCATCGGCAACCTTTTTATGGCCTATGATTCCTTTAAAGAAAAGGGTGTAGAAGTGTTATTGACCGTTGCCAATAAAGTTGAGCCAAAAAATATAGATATTGTAACTAAAGGGTTACAAAAGAAACTTCCAAATAGTGTTTTGGTGGGTGTCATTCCAATAAATCCGCTATTGGGGAACCCAACTGTCAAAGAAATCTCAAAAGAACTGGAGGCCAAAGTTCTATTTGGTGAAGAATTTTTGAACAACCAAGCCGGTGGCTTTAGTGTTGGGGCAATGCAATTAAGGAATTATCTCACCCATCTTAAAAAGGACAGTTTAGTGATTACACCTGGCGATAGGGCAGATATAATATTAGGCGCTTTACAGGCAAATATTTCTGCTAATTATCCCAATATTTCCGGAATTGTATTAACTGGTGGATTGTTGCCGGAGAAATCAATTGTAAAATTGATCAAAGGACTTTCCGATATTGTACCCATCCTATCCGTACAGGGAGGTACTTTTTCCGTCACAAACCAAATTGGTACCATTCGACCCAAAATCTACGCTGAGAACACCGTAAAAATCAATACATCCATACAGGAATTTGAGAAACATGTTCCCACCACCCAATTGGCGGAACGCCTAATAACGTTCAAGCCCCGTGGTATCACTCCTAGAATGTTCCAGTACAATCTCCTAAAAAGGGCAAAATCGGAAAAAAAGCACATAGTATTACCAGAGGGTACGGATGAGCGTATTTTGCTCGCCACTAAAAGGCTCATAGATGCAGATGCCGTAACCCTTACCCTATTGGGAAACCCAGAAGAAATCAAGAGTAAAATCATTGAATTGGATATAGTTTTGGATGCATCGACCATAAACATCGTAAATCCAGCGGAGTCACCACATTTCATGGAGTATGCAACTACTCTTTTTGAACTTAGAAAGCATAAGAACGTTAATCTGGCCATGGCAAAAGACTTGATGGAGGATGTTTCCTATTTTGGCACAATGATGGTTTACATGGGACATGCGGATGGTATGGTATCCGGAGCCGTGCATACCACACAACATACCATACGGCCCGCCCTACAATTTATTAAGACAAGGCCAGGGGTCTCCATTGTTTCCTCTGTGTTCTTTATGTGCTTGCCCAACAGAGTAACTATCTTTGGAGATTGTGCCATCAATCCCAATCCTACCGCGGAACAACTTTCGGAAATTGCCATCTCATCTGCGGCTACCAGTATCGCTTTTGGCATTGAACCCAAGATAGCCATGCTTTCATATTCATCGGGAGCATCGGGCGTTGGTGAAGATGTAGATCGTGTAAGGAAAGCAACTGAAATCATCAAGAAAAAAAGACCGGAACTCAAAGTTGAAGGTCCAATTCAATATGATGCAGCCGTTGACAGTAAGGTGGGTCTCGCCAAACTACCTGATTCCCAGGTAGCAGGCCAAGCAAGCGTCTTCATTTTTCCTGACCTCAATACAGGAAACAACACTTATAAGGCCGTACAACGGGAAACAGGGGCACTGGCCATTGGTCCAATGCTTCAAGGACTTAATAAACCGGTAAACGATCTTAGCCGCGGGTGTACTGTAGAGGACATCTACAATACAGTCATTATTACGGCAATACAGGCCCAAGGTCTTTAA
- a CDS encoding BON domain-containing protein: protein MVFAEDVYIHLSGQVSWDYQRKLAQLILQDPLGIRIEIVPKTNANIIESQITKAYERLAGLEAKGIRVQVDGDTVQLKGRVHSFKERELADKTAYKALGVRYVQHDIVVQYYAEFF from the coding sequence ATGGTATTTGCGGAAGATGTTTATATTCATTTGTCAGGGCAAGTTTCTTGGGATTATCAAAGGAAATTGGCCCAACTTATTTTACAAGATCCTTTAGGGATAAGAATAGAAATAGTACCTAAAACAAATGCAAATATTATTGAGAGTCAAATAACAAAAGCCTACGAGCGCTTGGCCGGTCTTGAAGCTAAGGGAATACGCGTACAGGTAGATGGTGATACGGTGCAGCTTAAGGGTAGAGTACATTCTTTTAAGGAACGGGAACTTGCAGATAAAACCGCTTATAAAGCACTTGGTGTACGGTATGTTCAGCATGATATTGTCGTTCAGTACTATGCTGAATTTTTTTAG
- the ppsA gene encoding phosphoenolpyruvate synthase codes for MLIKKFSHIGITDVSTVGGKNASLGEMYNQLLPKGVRIPNGFASTSSAFWNFLKENDIQRALENIISKLDRNQYTNLNLIGNRARNLILESEFSKEFSNALIRAYKELCDDGELAVAVRSSATAEDLPDASFAGQHDTFLNVKGEPELLEAVKKCFSSLYTDRAIKYREDKGFKHKDVALSVGVQLMVRSDKSCSGVGFTIEPESGFENVVLLSGVWGLGENIVQGIVNPDEFYVFKPSIKKDMYPIIQKKLGDKKLTMVYASEKEKETTLNIDTPLKQQEQYVLTDNEIITLAKWALLIEEHYQKPMDIEWAKDGITKELFITQARPETVHQTKNKNIHVEYQLLKEGKVLVKGDAVGSKIKIGYPVLLNSPIETGPLTKDSIIVTDTITPDWDPLLKKVGGIITNKGGRTSHAAIVSRELGVPAIVGCGNATEEIVNGKMITMSCAQGKIGYIYEGKLPFKEREIDFTGIHLPKTETKMILADPENAFQLSFYPNNGIGLLRMEFIITHSVQIHPMALVKFEEIKDSKVKNKIMQLTSQYTNKADYFVDKLAEGIAVIAAAFYPKEVIVRLSDFKTNEYANLIGGSDFEPFEENPMLGFRGASRYYSDLYKDGFALECAAIKKIREKMGLINLKVMVPFCRTVEEGKKVLKVMEDNGLKRTENGLEVYTMVEIPSNVILAEEFAKIFDGFSIGSNDLTQLTLGIDRDSEIMGKLFNENDEAVKRMISMAIKSAKKSNIKIGLCGQAPSDFPEFAKFLILEGIDSISFNPDALLQGIENINKAEQQKVTFGTAESSN; via the coding sequence ATGCTTATAAAAAAATTCAGTCATATTGGTATCACGGATGTATCAACGGTAGGAGGAAAAAATGCTTCTCTTGGAGAAATGTACAATCAATTGTTACCAAAAGGAGTACGTATTCCTAATGGTTTTGCCAGTACGTCCTCTGCTTTTTGGAACTTCTTAAAGGAAAATGATATACAGCGTGCCCTGGAAAATATCATATCAAAATTGGACAGAAACCAATACACAAATTTAAATCTGATAGGTAATCGGGCAAGGAACCTGATTCTTGAAAGCGAATTTTCCAAAGAATTTTCTAACGCCCTTATACGTGCCTATAAGGAACTCTGTGACGATGGTGAATTGGCCGTAGCAGTGCGCAGTAGTGCAACGGCAGAGGACCTTCCAGATGCCAGTTTTGCAGGTCAACACGATACTTTTTTAAATGTTAAAGGAGAACCAGAGCTTTTGGAGGCAGTCAAAAAATGCTTCTCATCGCTCTATACCGATCGCGCTATTAAATATCGAGAGGATAAGGGATTCAAACACAAAGATGTTGCCCTATCAGTTGGTGTACAGCTAATGGTACGTTCAGATAAAAGCTGTTCTGGGGTGGGTTTTACCATAGAACCGGAATCCGGCTTTGAGAACGTTGTATTACTCTCGGGGGTTTGGGGATTGGGTGAGAACATTGTACAAGGCATAGTAAACCCAGATGAGTTTTATGTCTTTAAACCCAGCATTAAGAAAGATATGTATCCCATAATTCAGAAAAAACTGGGCGATAAAAAACTGACCATGGTCTATGCTTCGGAAAAAGAGAAGGAAACAACCTTGAACATCGATACCCCATTAAAGCAACAAGAACAATATGTATTGACCGATAATGAAATTATTACCTTGGCCAAGTGGGCCCTACTAATAGAGGAACATTACCAAAAACCCATGGATATTGAATGGGCCAAGGATGGAATTACAAAGGAATTGTTCATCACACAAGCCCGTCCAGAGACGGTCCATCAGACTAAGAATAAAAATATACATGTAGAGTATCAACTATTGAAGGAGGGCAAAGTGCTGGTGAAAGGAGATGCTGTAGGGTCCAAAATTAAAATAGGATATCCTGTACTATTGAATTCTCCCATAGAAACGGGACCTTTGACCAAAGATTCCATTATTGTGACGGACACTATTACTCCAGATTGGGATCCTTTGCTCAAAAAAGTGGGCGGAATTATCACCAATAAAGGGGGCAGAACCAGTCATGCGGCCATCGTTTCCCGTGAATTGGGAGTTCCGGCCATTGTAGGTTGTGGCAACGCTACCGAAGAAATAGTGAACGGTAAAATGATTACCATGTCCTGTGCCCAAGGAAAGATTGGGTATATTTATGAAGGGAAACTCCCTTTTAAGGAGCGCGAAATTGATTTTACAGGAATCCATCTTCCAAAAACGGAAACTAAAATGATTTTGGCCGATCCCGAAAACGCTTTTCAACTTTCCTTTTATCCCAATAATGGAATCGGTTTATTAAGGATGGAATTTATCATTACTCATTCCGTACAGATACACCCTATGGCCTTGGTGAAATTTGAGGAAATAAAAGACTCCAAAGTAAAAAATAAAATAATGCAATTGACAAGCCAATACACCAACAAAGCTGACTATTTTGTTGATAAACTGGCGGAAGGAATAGCAGTTATAGCAGCGGCCTTTTATCCAAAAGAGGTCATCGTAAGACTAAGTGATTTTAAGACAAACGAATATGCGAACCTTATTGGGGGATCGGATTTTGAACCCTTCGAAGAAAATCCTATGTTGGGTTTTAGGGGTGCCTCACGATACTATAGTGATTTATATAAAGATGGTTTTGCCTTGGAATGTGCCGCTATTAAAAAAATTCGGGAAAAAATGGGGCTAATCAATCTTAAGGTAATGGTTCCTTTTTGCAGAACTGTCGAAGAAGGTAAAAAAGTGCTTAAAGTAATGGAAGATAATGGACTTAAACGTACCGAAAATGGTTTGGAAGTTTATACCATGGTAGAGATTCCAAGCAATGTCATATTAGCCGAGGAGTTTGCGAAAATCTTCGATGGATTCTCCATTGGCTCTAATGATCTTACCCAATTGACATTGGGCATTGATAGGGATTCTGAAATTATGGGAAAACTGTTCAATGAAAATGATGAAGCCGTCAAACGCATGATTTCCATGGCAATTAAATCCGCAAAAAAATCAAATATAAAAATCGGATTATGCGGTCAAGCTCCCAGTGACTTTCCTGAGTTTGCAAAATTTCTTATTCTAGAAGGGATTGATAGCATTTCTTTTAATCCTGATGCTTTACTACAGGGTATCGAAAATATCAACAAGGCCGAACAACAGAAAGTAACTTTTGGAACGGCAGAAAGTAGCAATTAG
- a CDS encoding DUF6327 family protein yields MKREYSSFEEVDTRLKILKLQREISLESLKIHYHRARTDLAPLNLIKSLGSNIGTTGGWKNLIVAYFVKKVMDLIRNRRQS; encoded by the coding sequence ATGAAAAGGGAGTATAGTTCATTTGAGGAAGTAGATACCCGCTTAAAAATATTAAAGCTGCAGCGGGAAATAAGTCTAGAAAGCCTTAAAATTCATTATCACCGAGCCAGGACAGATTTAGCTCCTTTGAATTTAATTAAAAGCCTAGGGTCGAATATTGGAACCACCGGTGGATGGAAAAATTTAATAGTGGCATATTTTGTAAAAAAAGTAATGGATTTGATTCGCAATAGACGCCAATCATAA
- a CDS encoding acetate/propionate family kinase — MKILVLNSGSSSIKFKLLQMPLEKMICSGMVERIGYEDAILSIKKDEINIQETVPIKSHREGLSIIVSYLTHPEKGVIKNPQDIFAVGHRVVHGGDSFAETTLINGAVKDEINYYSALAPLHNPPNLEGIEIAEKLFPTAKQVAVFDTAFYQTMPVKARKYAIPNTFYTEDNIKVYGFHGTSHKYVSEKAIKYLGRETSKIISVHLGNGCSMTAIVNGKSVDHSLGFAPSNGLVMGSRSGDIDHSVIFHLVDGLGYSLNEVKQLLNKKSGMLGLTGSSDLRDIQAKAEEGDKNCQLALEMNAYRIKKYIGSYTAVMNGLDALIFTAGIGENSSLIRKLTCLDMDYLGIKLDSVKNEKRSNVLREINTDSSQVKILVIPTNEELEIAKQVFNLIS, encoded by the coding sequence ATGAAAATACTTGTTCTCAATTCCGGAAGCTCCTCGATTAAGTTCAAACTATTGCAAATGCCTTTGGAAAAGATGATTTGCTCCGGAATGGTGGAACGTATTGGTTATGAAGATGCTATTTTGAGTATTAAAAAGGATGAAATCAATATTCAAGAAACCGTTCCAATAAAGTCGCATCGTGAAGGTTTAAGTATCATTGTCAGTTATTTGACACATCCAGAAAAAGGGGTAATTAAAAATCCGCAAGATATCTTTGCGGTGGGTCACCGTGTCGTACATGGTGGGGATTCCTTTGCGGAAACGACCCTAATCAACGGGGCTGTAAAAGATGAAATAAATTACTATTCTGCATTGGCCCCATTGCACAATCCACCTAACCTGGAAGGTATTGAAATCGCAGAAAAATTATTTCCAACGGCAAAACAGGTGGCTGTTTTTGATACGGCCTTCTATCAAACCATGCCTGTTAAGGCTAGAAAATATGCTATTCCCAATACATTTTATACCGAGGACAACATTAAGGTTTATGGATTCCACGGTACCAGTCATAAATACGTTTCCGAAAAAGCCATAAAATATCTTGGCCGGGAAACCTCAAAAATAATATCTGTTCATTTAGGAAATGGATGTAGTATGACGGCTATAGTTAACGGTAAAAGTGTGGACCATAGTTTGGGTTTTGCCCCTTCCAATGGATTGGTTATGGGCTCAAGAAGTGGAGATATAGACCATTCCGTTATATTTCACTTGGTGGATGGTTTAGGTTACTCCCTAAACGAGGTAAAACAATTATTGAATAAAAAAAGTGGAATGCTTGGCCTAACAGGATCTAGTGATTTACGGGATATACAAGCAAAAGCTGAAGAAGGGGACAAAAACTGTCAATTGGCACTTGAAATGAACGCCTACCGAATTAAAAAATATATTGGAAGCTACACTGCGGTGATGAACGGACTCGATGCTCTCATATTTACTGCCGGTATTGGTGAGAACTCCAGTTTAATTCGAAAACTTACCTGCTTGGACATGGATTATCTGGGTATTAAATTGGATTCGGTCAAAAATGAAAAACGGTCAAATGTATTACGAGAAATTAATACCGATTCCTCTCAGGTCAAGATTTTGGTCATTCCTACTAATGAGGAATTGGAGATTGCAAAACAAGTATTTAATTTGATTTCTTAG
- a CDS encoding ABC transporter ATP-binding protein: protein MEPINDNSRKVVIRIEDLRKSFGSNHVLNGFNMVLHQGENLVVMGKSGSGKSVMIKCLVGLITPDSGYIEVMGKEIGTLNRQNLDELRSDIGFLFQGSALYDSMTVRENLEFPMRRHKEKLGGFHDTTPLVLEALENVGLGHTMDLMPSKLSGGMKRRVALARTLILKPKIILYDEPTSGLDPITAKEIIELMRSIQKKYNTSSLIITHDVDCARVISERMILLVDGINYADGTFSELSSSSDPKVEAFFKK, encoded by the coding sequence ATGGAACCAATAAATGACAACAGTCGAAAGGTAGTCATCCGTATTGAAGATCTTCGTAAAAGCTTTGGCAGTAACCATGTACTAAATGGTTTCAACATGGTGCTACATCAAGGTGAAAATTTAGTGGTCATGGGAAAATCGGGCTCGGGCAAGTCTGTAATGATAAAATGCCTTGTAGGATTAATTACACCAGATAGTGGATATATAGAAGTTATGGGTAAGGAGATAGGCACCTTGAATCGTCAAAACTTGGACGAACTACGTTCTGATATAGGGTTTCTTTTTCAAGGAAGCGCACTGTATGATTCCATGACGGTGCGAGAGAATCTAGAATTTCCAATGCGCAGACACAAAGAGAAACTGGGTGGTTTCCATGATACAACCCCTCTGGTGCTAGAGGCATTGGAAAATGTAGGTCTGGGCCATACCATGGATTTAATGCCATCCAAGCTCTCTGGAGGAATGAAGAGACGTGTTGCTTTGGCGCGTACGCTTATCCTCAAACCAAAAATTATCCTATACGATGAACCCACCAGTGGACTGGACCCTATTACGGCTAAGGAAATCATTGAATTAATGCGCAGTATCCAAAAAAAATATAATACCTCTTCTTTAATAATTACCCACGACGTAGACTGTGCCCGTGTGATATCCGAGCGAATGATTCTGTTGGTAGACGGCATAAACTATGCAGATGGCACTTTTTCTGAATTATCATCGTCATCCGATCCAAAAGTTGAGGCGTTTTTTAAAAAATAG
- a CDS encoding MlaD family protein: protein MTKTKLENLRLGVFVVIGTVLLLFAAFLIGNRQNMFGKTFGISAIFKNATGLQNGNNVRFSGINVGTVNGIEMINDTTIRVLMRIEDNMRKHIKKNALASIGSNGLVGSMLINITPGEGPSDLIVPGDELQSTSKIGTQDMMSTLNITNDNAALLTADLLKVSKALTEGKGTLGRLLNDTVLADHLEQTLKNLKQTSEDANTSMGELNRLVDNFNFEESAAGVLLSDTISGSRIKKIIQNLESSSFQIKKISMDLNTLVGDIKTGDGAIGYLSQDTVLVNQLDRTMRNIEQGTERFNENMEALKHNFLTRGYFRKLEKQKKKEEKR from the coding sequence ATGACAAAGACTAAGTTGGAAAATTTAAGATTAGGCGTGTTTGTAGTCATAGGGACAGTCCTGTTGCTTTTTGCAGCTTTTCTAATTGGCAATAGACAGAATATGTTCGGGAAAACCTTTGGTATAAGTGCTATATTTAAAAATGCCACTGGTCTCCAAAATGGCAATAATGTTCGTTTTTCAGGAATTAACGTTGGTACTGTAAATGGTATTGAAATGATAAATGATACTACTATACGAGTACTTATGAGAATTGAGGATAACATGCGCAAGCATATTAAAAAAAATGCACTTGCAAGTATTGGCTCTAATGGATTGGTGGGCAGTATGCTTATCAATATAACACCAGGTGAAGGGCCTAGTGATCTTATTGTTCCAGGAGATGAGCTGCAATCTACTAGCAAAATTGGTACACAAGATATGATGAGTACATTAAATATAACAAATGATAACGCCGCATTGTTGACAGCCGACCTGTTGAAAGTATCAAAGGCACTTACCGAAGGTAAAGGTACATTAGGGAGATTACTCAATGACACTGTTTTAGCGGACCACTTAGAGCAAACACTAAAAAACCTCAAGCAAACAAGTGAAGATGCTAATACTTCCATGGGGGAGTTAAATCGCTTGGTAGACAACTTTAATTTTGAAGAAAGTGCCGCAGGCGTGTTGCTCAGTGATACCATTTCTGGGAGTAGAATCAAAAAAATCATTCAAAACCTTGAGAGTTCCAGTTTCCAAATAAAGAAGATTTCAATGGACTTAAATACCCTAGTTGGCGATATCAAAACGGGTGATGGGGCAATTGGCTATTTATCTCAAGATACTGTTTTGGTAAACCAACTAGATAGAACTATGCGGAATATTGAACAGGGAACGGAGCGTTTCAATGAAAATATGGAAGCGCTAAAACATAATTTTTTAACCCGCGGGTACTTTAGAAAATTAGAGAAACAGAAGAAAAAGGAAGAAAAACGTTAG
- a CDS encoding YtxH domain-containing protein, with protein MTNDNGSVLLALLTGAAIGAGIGILYAPDKGVETRHKIKRKVDDTAHDLAERITHAKEELTKTANEKKDAFDRKLDEAISTMSYKADDIIENLERKLEELKRKNAQLQK; from the coding sequence ATGACAAACGATAACGGAAGTGTTTTACTGGCACTATTAACAGGTGCCGCCATAGGCGCGGGAATAGGAATTCTTTATGCTCCCGATAAGGGCGTTGAGACACGCCATAAAATTAAAAGGAAGGTTGACGATACCGCTCACGATCTTGCAGAGCGTATAACTCATGCCAAAGAAGAACTTACAAAAACAGCAAACGAAAAAAAGGACGCTTTTGATAGAAAATTGGATGAAGCCATCTCAACAATGAGCTACAAGGCAGATGATATTATTGAAAATCTAGAGCGTAAACTCGAAGAGCTTAAAAGGAAGAACGCCCAACTACAAAAATAG
- a CDS encoding Na/Pi cotransporter family protein has translation MIKKALFYIFLIMLAVVLFLNTNFESIAVGIAILLFGMIMLEEGFKGFAKGPLQKILKKATDKLYKSIAAGALVTAFIQSSSLVSAVTISFISAGLVTLRGGMGIIFGANIGTTATAWIVAGFGLKIDIAVIAMPMLVFGIIFSLQKKPHLKGIGNILAGLGFFFLGIQYMKEGFDVFKEYIDLTHYAIPGFLGVIVYAGIGIIITTILQSSSATLALILTALAAGQIQYENALALAIGANIGTTITAILGSLSSNIAGKRLAGAHLLFNLFTGAIALTIIFPLANFVNFVSAITGVSADNFTLKLAMFHTIFNILGVLIMIPLTKRTEKFLIKFFKEEKEKGIEQPKYLNESILQFPSTVVSALTEESKYLFENAIFEIIAHALNIHRGDIKSDLDPKDILMKTKEDFKTDVRNLYYSKVKTIYGEILRYATTAQSTLKMGKNLNNRISEIKIANRKMVEIIKGVLELGLNVSQYRTSENIHMVQEYNKFREKIIRVLRVVYLLRTQVDKQIYDTKLFILKNKAKDGKYQTTKSINKLIRDNLITPKMASSLVNDKDNLNEIIKNLIEVAELLYGEKDSLLENAEQKDEPISFVEKE, from the coding sequence ATGATTAAAAAGGCATTGTTTTATATATTTCTTATCATGCTTGCCGTGGTTTTGTTCTTAAACACAAATTTTGAATCGATCGCTGTAGGTATTGCCATATTACTTTTTGGCATGATTATGTTGGAAGAAGGATTTAAGGGGTTTGCGAAAGGCCCTTTGCAAAAAATTTTAAAAAAGGCAACTGATAAGTTATACAAAAGCATTGCTGCTGGTGCATTGGTCACCGCATTTATACAATCAAGTTCATTAGTGTCTGCAGTAACCATTTCTTTTATAAGTGCAGGATTGGTTACTCTTCGAGGTGGAATGGGAATAATTTTCGGTGCCAATATAGGAACAACAGCAACGGCTTGGATCGTTGCAGGTTTTGGTCTAAAAATCGATATTGCCGTCATTGCCATGCCAATGCTCGTGTTTGGAATAATTTTTTCCCTACAAAAAAAACCGCATTTGAAAGGCATAGGAAATATTCTCGCGGGATTAGGATTTTTCTTTCTGGGAATACAGTACATGAAAGAAGGTTTTGATGTGTTTAAAGAATATATTGATCTTACCCATTATGCCATTCCAGGTTTCTTAGGGGTTATTGTTTATGCAGGTATTGGCATCATAATTACCACAATTCTTCAATCCAGCAGTGCAACCTTGGCTTTGATATTGACTGCATTAGCTGCTGGACAAATACAATATGAAAATGCCCTGGCCTTGGCGATAGGTGCAAATATTGGCACGACCATTACAGCAATTTTGGGTTCCTTAAGTTCCAACATTGCCGGAAAAAGACTGGCTGGAGCCCATTTACTTTTTAATCTTTTTACTGGAGCCATAGCCTTGACTATCATTTTTCCTCTTGCCAATTTTGTAAATTTCGTTTCAGCTATCACCGGCGTGTCTGCTGATAATTTTACGCTCAAATTGGCCATGTTCCATACTATCTTCAACATTTTGGGCGTACTCATAATGATACCACTAACAAAAAGAACGGAAAAATTTCTTATCAAATTTTTCAAGGAAGAAAAAGAAAAGGGTATTGAACAACCAAAATATTTAAACGAGAGCATACTACAGTTTCCAAGCACTGTGGTTTCAGCATTGACCGAAGAATCCAAATATCTTTTTGAAAATGCGATTTTTGAAATAATAGCACATGCACTGAATATTCATAGAGGGGACATAAAATCCGACTTAGACCCAAAGGATATTTTGATGAAAACCAAAGAGGATTTCAAAACAGATGTTCGCAATCTCTATTACAGTAAGGTAAAAACCATATATGGTGAAATCCTAAGATATGCTACTACCGCTCAAAGCACCTTGAAAATGGGCAAAAACCTAAACAATAGGATTTCAGAAATCAAAATAGCCAATCGCAAAATGGTGGAAATCATAAAGGGTGTTTTGGAGTTGGGATTAAATGTATCCCAATATAGAACCTCGGAAAATATTCATATGGTTCAGGAGTATAACAAGTTTCGCGAAAAAATAATAAGGGTGTTGCGGGTAGTATATTTGTTAAGGACACAAGTGGACAAGCAAATCTATGACACCAAACTTTTTATACTTAAAAATAAAGCTAAAGATGGAAAATATCAAACTACCAAATCAATTAATAAGCTAATTAGGGATAATTTAATAACTCCCAAGATGGCATCTTCTTTGGTCAATGATAAAGACAACTTAAACGAAATCATTAAGAATCTAATAGAGGTTGCTGAGCTTCTCTACGGAGAAAAAGACTCCCTATTGGAAAATGCGGAGCAAAAGGATGAGCCCATAAGCTTTGTAGAAAAAGAATAG